One window of Candidatus Nitrospira kreftii genomic DNA carries:
- a CDS encoding hypothetical protein (conserved protein of unknown function), whose translation MNSTTKSIRRPLGAVWLLSGLFTVLQMGDVISAAEEPKNKTIALPCDIPAGQNAAHAEQDANQQSRLVTGEVTQIDGENFVMKEKNGKEVRFQVTETTEKSPIQKGDRISVSVDSQNRALWIRGNRATDRRAEHVSADCNPTEEVSSEALKQADKTSQKTH comes from the coding sequence ATGAATTCAACAACAAAGAGTATCCGCAGGCCATTAGGTGCAGTGTGGCTGCTGTCGGGCCTATTCACAGTGTTGCAAATGGGTGATGTTATATCAGCAGCAGAGGAACCGAAAAACAAAACAATCGCACTTCCATGCGATATACCGGCCGGACAAAATGCCGCGCATGCCGAACAAGATGCAAATCAACAAAGCCGCCTGGTGACGGGGGAAGTCACGCAGATAGATGGCGAGAATTTTGTCATGAAGGAGAAGAATGGGAAAGAAGTACGATTCCAGGTCACTGAGACGACGGAGAAATCTCCCATCCAGAAAGGCGATCGCATTTCGGTGTCTGTCGACAGTCAGAATCGTGCCTTATGGATTCGAGGGAACCGAGCCACGGATCGTCGAGCTGAACACGTCTCGGCTGACTGTAATCCCACTGAAGAGGTGTCTTCCGAAGCGTTGAAACAAGCTGATAAGACTTCACAGAAGACGCACTAA
- a CDS encoding hypothetical protein (conserved protein of unknown function), whose protein sequence is MLLKWAVIFFVISLIAAVFGFTGIAAGAAEIAKILFYLFLAIFVILLIAGLVIGGKIVS, encoded by the coding sequence ATGCTGCTGAAATGGGCCGTGATCTTCTTTGTGATCTCTCTAATCGCCGCAGTCTTCGGTTTTACCGGCATAGCGGCCGGCGCGGCAGAAATCGCCAAAATTCTGTTCTATTTATTCCTGGCGATCTTTGTCATCCTGTTGATCGCAGGATTGGTCATTGGAGGAAAAATTGTCTCCTGA